From the Orcinus orca chromosome 7, mOrcOrc1.1, whole genome shotgun sequence genome, the window TTCGAGGTCGGTGGGATTTGGCTGTGAGAAGTCGAAGGAGGCGCATTCCAGGCCGGGAGAACAGcaggtacaaaggccctgaggcgtGGAGGCGCTAGGCTTCTGGCGAGAAAGCCAGGTGGCTGGAGTGGACGTGGCCGGGCGCCAGGTGAGGCGGTTGGGAGAGGTCGGCAGGGGGCATCCCGGGGCAGACAGTTGGAATTTCCACGCCCTACAACTCCGGGTTTAGGGGAAGGGGCCCGAGACTGCGGTAGGTGGTGACAGTCTTGGTCCGGTTAAGAGCCTAATTATGTGGATCTGCACAGACGTTTGAAGGTAGCAAAGAGTCTTTGCACGCTCACGACTTCCCTGCGAGATGGCCCCTAGACCGCCGGagagacccattttacagactagACGGTGTTAccctattttccagatgaggaaaccgagaagCTGCCAGCCCCCGACCCTCGGAATGTGCAGAGGTGGAGCCGCGCCGCCCTCGGGGCACTCCCGGGCGTGGGCGCTCCGGGCGGGCCCTGTCCCCTGGCCGCCCAGCGCCGGAGAATGGTGGGCCGGGTGCCGGCCCTGCCACGCAGCCGCAGAGGCTCGGCCCCGCAGGCGGGCGGGCGGCAGGAAGGGAGGCGACGCCCCCTGGAGTGCGGCAGGAACCCGGCCGGGCCCGCCTCCTAGCCCGCCAAGCCGCGCCGGCCCCAGAAGTGATGAAAGCCCGGGCCAAGTCCAGGTCACGCCGAAACCGTTGCCCTTTTAAGGGGGAGCCTTGAAACGGCGCCCGGGTTCCATGTTTGCATCCGCCTCGCGGGGAGGAAACTCCATGTTGTAACAAAGTTTCCTccgcgccccctccctccccctccccctaagaacctggctcccctcccctccgAAGCTCGCGGggatccctccctcccacccctcccctcccccccgcgCCCCGATTCCGGCCCGAGCCGGGGGGGAGGCCGGGCGCCCGGGCCAGAGTCCGGCCGGAGCGGAGCGCGCCCGGCCCCATGGACAGCTCGGCCGTCATTACTCAGATCAGCAAGGAGGAAGCGCGGAGCCCGCTACGGAGCAAAGGTATTGGGGCGCGCGGAGGGACCCGCAATCCGGGCGCTgcggggaggaagagggggccGCGACCCTCCCCAGGGCAGCCGTCGCTGCCGCCCCAGGCTCCCGACTCGGCGGGGCCCGAAGCTTCCAACCGGAGGGGGAGCTGGTTGAGAGTTTGAACTCGCAGAGGCTCAGAGACGCGGGGCGGGGCCTGCCCCCTTTTGGGCGCTCCTGTCTGCTcgaggtggggaaactgaggcaggggtaGAGAAGGGGCGCCCTCCGGGTTTCCCGGACTGGCTGTGCGCGATGCCCGGGAgtcgccccctcccccccattgGCGCCAGTGGGGCTGGGAGATGGGGGGGTTGAAGAGGGCGCCTTCAGGCCACCAGCTGAGACTCCGCCCCCTCTGGGCCGCGGTCTGGTCGGGTCGAGGGAGGGGGCGCAGAGGTGACAGCGGGCTGGGGAGGGTTGGAAGGATCTCCCGCTACCACACAGCCACGTTCTTCACAAACTTTCGCGTCACATGTGGAGGCGCCGAGCCTCTCGGAGACGCAGAGAGGGACAACCACTTTTAAGGATCGCCAGCGCGCCCGCGGGGAGACCCGCGTCGGACCGGGTACTCGGAGCCCCGGCTGCAGGCCGGTGGGCGCCGGGTCTGTGCGCACACGCACCGACTCGAGATGCCGCCGGCCTCGGCCGGGCACCCCGGGGCTTGACGGGTCTGGGCAGGGGGTCTGCCCTTCCTTGTCCCGGTGTTGACTTAAGAGGCTAGGAAGTCCCTCCAGGTCTTCGCACCTGTGGCCCGGGCCTAGCTCTGCCCGGGCCGGGTGGAGGGGATGTTGGAGGGCGGGCCGTCTATCAGCGGGACCTAAGTTGGAGgtccgggcgggggcggaggagGAGGGGCCAGCAGATGGCGGCAGGACACTGGCCCCAGGcacccaccccctgtctctgggCCCAGCCTCAGGGAGGACTTTGCACCTCTGGAGGCGGAGAGgatggaaggaggggaaggagagcaggagtgggccccagggccccaggccTCAACCCTCTCTGGCAGGGGCCCTACTGAATAGGGGCTGCTCAGGTACAGGGTGTGCCAGGAGGTGCCCCCAGTGGGCTGATCCCCCAGCAGCGATGGAGGCTGTTAGGAAGAGAAAACACCTTCAGTCCCCGCCTCCAGCCAGCCCACTCCCTAATGTGGGTAACTTTGTACCCACACTAGAAGGACTTGTGGGGAGCGGAGGGGTGGCCTGGAGCCAAGACTGTCTGGATGCCACTTTCGTGTGTCTCCCTCAATGAAGGCTCCACGGCCAGAGCCTCTCAGCCCAGGGGTTCGTGCCTGGGCACACGTGCCCACCTCTGCAGGCCAGTCAGCATGCCTTCCCCCACCTTGGGCCTCCCTGCTTCAGGTGACCAGAAGTCTGCGGCTTCTCAGAAGCCCCGGAGTCGGGGCCTCCTCCACTCACTGTTCTGCTGCGTCTGCCGGGATGATGGGGAGGCCCTGCCTGCCCACAGTGGGGCGCCCCTGCTCGTGGAGGAGAACGGTGCTGTCCCCAAGGTGTGTGATGGCCAGGAGGGCGCTGCAGGGGCACCTGGGCTCAGCCCTCAGGGGGTTTAGGGGGAGGGGGCTCTTCATGACCTGCTCGTAGACCCTGGAAGGAGAGTGGAGCCCCCCTGTCCCCCCACCAAGCCCTCCACCCTCCCAGGCCTTCCCAGCCCTGAATGCCCCAAGACTGCCTCCCAGGGGAGGGCCCCCCAACCACGGGAATTCTGAATTTCCCCTTCAGAAGTGGAAGCTTTCCTCTGCCTTGGTTTCCCAGGTCAGGAAGTGAAGCCCAGAGAGCCAGGCGGCCTACCGCAGGCTCCAGAGTTGGCAGGGGCAAAGCTGGGAAGGGGTTGGTCTCTCCCACTGTCCTTGTGGCTCGCCAGGtagagggctgggggagggctaCCTTCAAACTAGGGCTCCACATGTCTATGTGGAGGAGAAATGACTGGGGCTTGAGAGAGGTGCCGCAGCCAGCCCCGCCCGTCCCCACAGCAGACCCCAGTCCAGTACCTGCTCCCCGAGGCCAAGGCCCAGGACTCGAACAAGATCTGCGTAGTCATCGACCTGGACGAGACCCTGGTGCACAGCTCCTTCAAGGTGGGCCCTGCCCAGCAGCCCTCAGCCCCGGGTCTCTAAGGGAgtctgccctggcctgggaggcggTCTCGGCGGGCCTCGCCCCAGCTCCAGCAGCTCTTTTCCCCCCTCACAGCCAGTGAACAATGCCGACTTCATCATCCCTGTGGAGATTGATGGGGTGGTCCACCAGGTGAGGGGCCGGGTGTGGGGGGAGGTGGTAGGCTTGGCATCTGTCTTCCAGACCCCAGGCTCTTCCCACAAATCCTGAGAGTCCCAGATGGGACTCTGATAGATGTGGAAtgtcagaggcccagagagggtgtgagacttgcctaaggtcacacggACCCTCAGGGACTTGGCCCGACTCCAAGGCCTGCAGGGAGTCGGGGTCCTCTTCGGTGCCCCCTCGCCCCACCCTGCCCGGGACCCAGTTCAAGTAATTCAGGATAGGTTGTGTGCTGTCCAGCCTGTTCTCCATTACTTGGCTCGGGGGCCGGTGCTCTGCAGCTCTGGGGTGAGGGGGTTGCCCCCAGGCCCCTACATCTGGCTGAGGCcatggtggaggaaggggctAGGAATTAGTGATGCCCTTTGAGGCAGGGCCCGAAACCAGGAGTTGGAGGTTCATTTTGATACTCTTCTGGATGGGTGGGTGTCTTCCCCAGTGGTGGTTGCACCGGCTGGCTGAGTGGAGCCCGCAGGCCATGGGACCAGCCTCCCTCCTGTGCCTCCTCCACccactccctcccagcccccggccgccccgccccacccaggCCTCTGGGCCAGCAGTCCCCTCACTGGCCCACCCCCCAGGTCTATGTGCTGAAGCGGCCCCACGTCGACGAGTTCCTGCAGCGGATGGGTGAGCTGTTCGAATGTGTGCTGTTCACCGCCAGCCTTGCCAAGGTGAGCCCTCCACGCTCCGAAGGCCTCCTGGGGCATCTCTGCTTCCTATCTGCCTCCAGCGCACGACCTCTGGGCAGTGACCTCTGGGTCGCTCTTGGCCCTGGATGacccacctcctgccccccagTACGCAGACCCAGTAGCTGACCTGCTGGACAAGTGGGGGGCCTTCCGGGCGCGGCTGTTTCGTGAGTCATGTGTCTTCCACCGGGGGAACTACGTGAAGGACCTGAGCCGGCTGGGCCGAGACCTTCGGCGGGTGCTCATCCTGGACAACTCACCCGCCTCCTATGTCTTCCATCCAGATAACGCCGTAAGTGCCgggcagggtggggatgggggcccCTGCTGGGGTCTGGTGCCCTCccattcctccctctttcctcagTGACCCATGCCTGCTGCCCACCCACCTGGTCCACTCACTGCTGCTCCCTGTTCTGTGTTAGTCACTCAGCCCATTCTGCCTGCAGATACAGGGCACCTGCCATGGGCTCGGGTCCCTGCTGGACACTGGAGCAGTTTCCATTTTTCATACCGCCAGTCGTGAGCTGTTAGTGGAACACAGAAATAATTTAGTGGGTCTTAGTtgggattcttttaaaaaatgaaatagaactgAAAATATCAGAGTGCTTAGCACATGGTAAGGTTAAGTATGGTCCCGTGGAACCTCTGCTCTGACCTGTGTGTAAATGTGACTCACTGGGGCTGCCGTCAGAATGTCTGAGGACTGGGTAAGGGGCTTCCAGGAGGTGGCCCTCACCGCCCTACACCCATCTGCTCAGGTACCGGTGGCCTCGTGGTTTGACAACATGAGTGACACGGAGCTCCACGACCTCCTGCCCTTCTTCGAGCAGCTCAGCCGTGTGGATGACGTGTACTCAGTGCTCAGGCAGCCTCGGCCCGGCAGCTAGTGAGGCGCCACGGGGCCAGGACCTGCCCCCGACCTCACCCTCACCCCTCACACGCGGACTCTTCCTAAAGAAAACTCAGCGCCACGGGGAAGTGGGCGTCTCCCCCGCCAGCCCGGCCAGGCTGTGCAGGGGGCGGCAGGCTGCACCGAGGGCACCGAGTCCCCGGGTCCCTGTGTCAGTGCCTTAGAACCTCCTCCTTCTTGGGGGGACCTGGGGGGCCCTGCGTGCcgcctccctcctttctctctctctctctctctctctctctctctctctgcatggcCATGTTTCTTTGCTGCCAAATTGGGTCCCTCGGGCCCTTCCAGttctgcctgggggaggggcagagtttTGCTGCCCCACGCCTTGGGCCCCCAGCCTGGGAACAGTGGACACCAAGTGCCTTGCATAGAGCCCTCTTCTCGGCCCAATTTTCCCAGGGCCACGATCCGGGTCAGCTCTGCCTGGAACAGCCATCAGGTTGCAGCAATCTAGGCTGGTGGGGGAGGACCCAGTCTCCCCACCTCCTACCTTGGGACTGCTATAGCCTCCACCAATCTCTGCCTAGGAGGGCGGGGAGGATAGAAGATCTGTTACCACTTGTAAAGGGAGCAGGGGTCTGTCCTTCAAGACCCTAGAATCCAGCTTCTCTGGGCTCATCAGCACCTGAGGGCTGCTTCCCACACGGCCCAAGCTGCAACCTCTCACCTTTGCCTTGACCACCCCGAGGCCCTGGGGTTTGGTGCCCCAGCTCCGAGTGTGGAGGCATAGGCAGGATCCCTTTGCGGTGccgtataaatatgtatatgtgtatatagatttttaggggaaggggagagggaagggttggGGTGGAGACACCCTTCCCTCACCCCTTTCCTGGACCCATAAactgggggggaggagggaaaggatttctacattttttaaactgcTATTTTCTGAATGAAACAGGCTGGGCCAAAGGGCCCCAGGCCCTGTCCTTTGTCCCTCACACCCTTTTCAGCTCCGTTTATTCATACATTCAAAACACATTTGTTGACCACCTTCTCTGTGCCCAGCGCTATGCTAGGCCCACCACGGCGTGTGCGTGTGTGGGTCTCTACACCGCCTAAGGGGTGCCTCCCCTACCCACCCCATACTTCACCGGTGCCTTTAGGGGATCTGTAGGAGGTGGGACCCTTCTTGCGGAGTTTGGGGGGCTCCAGGAAGCCTGGCCAAGCTGTCCCCCTCCCCTGTGCCAACCCACCCCTGCAGCCCTCTGCCTCGCACCCTGCTGGCTGGGGGCAGCTCCCAGGACATGCTGCCTTCCAGCTCTGAGTCCTTTGTCTGGAACCCCTCCCCCAAATGCTGGGTCTGGAGGTCAAGGCCTTGGGCTCTCCCCAGGGCCTGTCGGTTAAGGGGACCCACATACCAGTGCCAAGGGGGATGTCAGGTGGAGATGTCgttacccttcccccccaccccagagagctgggggtgggagggaggacaaGGTTGGTCTGAATCAGGTGACCTTCCCATCTAAGTGCCTTCTCTGTAACGGAGAGCCCCAAAGTGATGAGAACTAAAGAGAAAGCCAGACCCCCCTATCCTGACTCTGTGGTTATTGCGGGGGGGGCGTTGATGTGCGGGGAGTCCCATGAAGCCACACCTCGCTTCAGCAAACCCTTAGGAGAGACGGCAGTAGTAGTGGAGGGAAGGGCTGCCCTAAGCCCCCTGGGGCTTCAATGAAAGTGCGAAATTTGAATGGATCTGAGTGCATCCGGCTGTGCCATTTAATTCTACCTCTTGGCCTCAGTTATCTAATCTGCAGAATGGAGACAGGCCCTCTACAGAATTGATTAAACGCCTGCACAGGGAGGACTCAATATTATTAGCCCTAAAGCAAGCTGAAATGCGTCCCTAGGAGAGGCCCCTGGAAGGTATTCGGAGACGGGAGGGGTGTGGTCTCCGCTCTGGAGCGGTGGGGAAGGGCTCATGAGGCCCCagagtggggaggtggggtgcGGGACGAGTTAGAGGGAAGCCAAGTTCAGCTCCAAACGGAAGAACTTAGAACGCGGTTGATCCAGGCCGCGTGCGGGCGGCCGAGGCGTCGCGGGCTGAGCCGCGCCGCCAGACGTGCTGGCAGGCTGAGGCGTCTGGGGCTCTGGGGAGGATGGGTGGGATCGCGGGCTCGGTCTCCTTCACCTCCGCACCCACTCCGACCGCGGCCTCTCACTACCCGCCGGCCGCACCCTCGCACGAGCCTCTGGCCCACTTCCTGCCTCCGCCCCTCCGGCCCTGGCAGCACTTCCTTTGCAAAActgggcagccccaggccctggcaggaaGTGCCTTCCCGGccctccctctcctgcttcccACGGTGGCCGCTAGAGGCCTCTCTCCTCGCGGACGCCCGGGGTCCCCAGCCCCGGGCCTCCGCTGCCCGCCCTCTGGGCGCACACACCcagccctctcccccaccccgcccgtgGCTGGAAAGATGAGGGCAGGCTTCATTCCCCCCTCTACCGGGAGTGGGTAGCTTCTGGCTCCATCCCGCCCGCCCGAACAAACCCACTGCGGGGAAGGAAGGTCTGCCCCTCCCAAAGGTTGATCCCTGTTCCCGCAGCTCCACCTCCCCTACCCCTCACACCCCCTCACACCCTTACCTTGTGGATCCAGCCTCAAGGCTGCCTGCTGGTGCCTCAGATGCTGATCTGCCCCCCAAGTCTCTGAGGGGATCTGCAGTGTGATACTGCCCGCTCCCCGCTGCTTTTCCCTGGCAGGAAAGTGTCACGAAGCATCCACCTGGGAAGAGAAGCCGCAGTACCCTCGCTCAGTGCCATCAGCTCCAGTTCCAGTCTGAGCCCCGGAGCCCTTGGCAGGGTGAATACAGAgtcctccctgcctctgccctgacCCTGCTTGGGGTCCTGCACTATTTCCTGCTCTCCATGCAAACACTAGTCCCTCCAGATTTGCATCCCACCAGAGAGTCGCCACAGCTTCCAACTCTGAACGAGACCACAGCCAGCCTTCCCCCGTCCCGCACCCCACACACTTCACCCACAGAGTTCAACACAGCCGCGTGTATCAGAGCTTACTTTGTAGCAGGCACAGTGCCAGGACCGGGGGACATGCCATCACTAGGCTGTGCCGCCGCTCTCAAGGAACTCACACCTTAGTGTGGAGAAAGACACCTGAACGGCCTGTCCAACCCTGAAAGGCTGCAAATGCAGTGCAAGAGATAACACGGAGGGCAGGGGGCACAGGGGACACCTAGCCCCTCTGCGGCGGCCATGGGGGGGGACTGGAAATCCTTCCCGCGGGAGTGAGGCTCAGAGGATTTGGGAAGGAGAGAGGTTCGGGTGAAGGTGGTCTGTGAGTGGAGGTACACCAGGAAAGGAAGCCAGAGCTTCAGGTGGGCCACAGTAGGGAGAGTGGGAAGTGACAATTTTGGAATTGCACACAGTGGGGGGAAGGATGGGAAATGACGCCGCAGAAAGCGGGAGCGAGGTATCGAAGATCTGTAGGCAGACCGAGGGAGTGGCCTTTGCATTGCGGGCCTTGGGTGCCATTGAGGGACACTGGGGGACACTGAACAAGAGAGGGGCCGACTCAAACCTGGCAGCTGCGCGTTGAAAGCTAAATCAGGGGTATGGGGACAGGAGACTCTCCCTGAGGGGAGACCACAGCCGTGGTTCTGAAGACAGACGATGAAGACCAGAACTGAAGCTGAGGCAGAATGAAGAGAGAAGGACGAAGCGATGGATGTGACACAGGAGATGAACTTGGCAGGAAGCTGTGGCTGGTTGGCTCTGGGAGcatgggtggaggggagggaggaaggcaacCTGACTTCTGGCTTTGGAAACTTCAGCTGTGAGAATGTCTCTCActgagcctgatgtggggctcagttATTCACTATTTGCTTGTTATGCACACAGAGAACAGAAGGAACAGGCAGCATTTTTTGCACTTTTAGGAATTTATGTGGTAGAtaaaatgtatatgcatataactttgtatgcatatgtgtattaATTTCATCCTTGTTGGTAATAGCAAAGCACTTGAAATAACTTCAGTGTCCAAGAATAAGGGACTAGTTAAATAAATGCCGCTGTATCTATACCAGAGAATACTATATAGTGATGAAAAACAATGAGGTGAAACTATCCAAGCAGATACAGAATGATCGCCAAGGTAAACCAgtcaatgaaacaaaacaagatTCATAGCAATGGTGATGGTGTTTTCCCactaaagagaaatataaaagtagACACAAATATACGTATATAATTTTGTATACTTCCATAGGGTACACAAGAAATGGGAATTGTGGCTAATTGTGGGGAGCAGAGCTGGGGGACTGGGTGGGAGTCATTTAAGATGAGAGGGACACGTTttattatatatctttatattttgaattattttaccaggtacatttattagtttttaaaaataaaaatcgatttaaattaaaaacagctTTCTAAATATATTATCAAAGATAGAAATCAcaaattccatttctttccttcaaacAGTCATTGCATGCctgctctgtaccaggcactagggtacagcagtgagcaaaacagacactGTGGGAAAAACAGACATTAACAAagtaattacaaaataatattacAAAAGGAGAGGTAGAAAGTGGTAAATAATCTGAAACTTTTGTTCCGCCAGTGCCTGGAGATGACTTCTAATTGCCCCAAGATTACCCTAATATGACCTCTAATTGTAAGGAGGAAATGTGCCTTTAAGGTGGCAATATCTGGCAATTACCACCGTAATCAAGGGATCAGACTTCGCCATCACTCATATGCTGAGACAACTTGACATTATATACCTGCTGATGCCAGACAGTGTGAAGTACACAGCAACACTTTTGACCACgctgctcaaagtgtggtccaccgAATGGAACATCAGCACCATCTGGGAGCTTGATAgtaatgcagagtctcaggccccactccagacctatagaatcagaatctgcacttcAAATAGATTCCCCAGTGATTCTTAAGATATTACAGTTGGAGAAACACTGTCCTTTTTCACATATTCTTGAAAAACTTGTTTAACCAGGACCTACCAAGCCTTTAGAGGTACTTGCAGTTTGTGGGAAATacaggaggaagagaaacaaatttaaaaatacacaaagaggggcttccctgatggcgcagcggttgaggatccgcctgccaatgcaggggacatgggttcgagccctggtctgggaagatcccacatgccacggagcaactaagcccgtgcgccacaactactgagcccacatgccacaactactgaagtctgcgcacctagagcccatgctccgcaacaagagaagcccgcgcaccgcaatgaagacccaacacagccaaaaataaataaattaattaaataaatttaaaaaaaatacacaaagaaagacaaatcccGGTGTGAACACTACAAGACACTGCCCTTGACTCAGGTAAGCCCATGTCATAGAAAAAAGTAGCAGGACTCTTCTAGATTAAAAGATACTGAAGAGACATAACAATCAAAGGAAATGCATGATCTTGGTTTGATCAAGAATCAATGAAACCAGGTGTTACAGTCCTCCTGTGGACAACTGGAGAAATCTGATTATGTATTTCACGGAAGATGATATTAGAAATAATTGTTAATGTTCTCAGTTGCAAAAATCGTATTACAGTTATGAAGGAGATTGTTCTACTTCTTAAGAGATGTATGACAAATATTTTGAGCTGAAGTATAATAATATCTGCaacttccaaatatatatatatagcaaatgtTAATTCTTGAGTCCATGGGTGTTTATTATTATACTACCatactattatttttccttttctatatgtttgacatttatcaaaattaagaaattggaaataatttttaaaaacatatgttctcctgacttcccttgtggtccagtggttgagattccatgCCTGCACTGCAGGGAGtggagttcaatccctggttcaatccttggtcggggaactaagatcccacatgccaaaaaaaaaaagttctacccCAAAATTCTAAGGCTAAGTTAAAAGGCAAGCAATAAATTAGAGAAAACTATACCATAAATTGCAAGCAGGTTACCAACcttaatacattaaatatataaacaactccaACAAATCAGTTAAAAATTCACAGAAGACATAGCctgtatttacatatttaagcTGTATCACtcggcctgcaggatcttagttccctgaccagggattgaacccggccccagcagtgaaatcaccaagtcccaaccactggaccgccggggagttccccaataaatatattttttaatggtctAGCTCACTGGtaatcaaagaaatataaatcg encodes:
- the CTDSP1 gene encoding carboxy-terminal domain RNA polymerase II polypeptide A small phosphatase 1 isoform X2 produces the protein MDSSAVITQISKEEARSPLRSKGDQKSAASQKPRSRGLLHSLFCCVCRDDGEALPAHSGAPLLVEENGAVPKTPVQYLLPEAKAQDSNKICVVIDLDETLVHSSFKPVNNADFIIPVEIDGVVHQVYVLKRPHVDEFLQRMGELFECVLFTASLAKYADPVADLLDKWGAFRARLFRESCVFHRGNYVKDLSRLGRDLRRVLILDNSPASYVFHPDNAVPVASWFDNMSDTELHDLLPFFEQLSRVDDVYSVLRQPRPGS
- the CTDSP1 gene encoding carboxy-terminal domain RNA polymerase II polypeptide A small phosphatase 1 isoform X1, translated to MDSSAVITQISKEEARSPLRSKGDQKSAASQKPRSRGLLHSLFCCVCRDDGEALPAHSGAPLLVEENGAVPKQTPVQYLLPEAKAQDSNKICVVIDLDETLVHSSFKPVNNADFIIPVEIDGVVHQVYVLKRPHVDEFLQRMGELFECVLFTASLAKYADPVADLLDKWGAFRARLFRESCVFHRGNYVKDLSRLGRDLRRVLILDNSPASYVFHPDNAVPVASWFDNMSDTELHDLLPFFEQLSRVDDVYSVLRQPRPGS